The following nucleotide sequence is from Macaca fascicularis isolate 582-1 chromosome 15, T2T-MFA8v1.1.
GGTGCATCAGCGATCTTGGTGGTTTAAAACGTCATCACCATCTTTCAGATAGCAAATATTCTTTTACAtcatctgcacacacacacctgagaACCCGAGAGCACGATGCTTTTCCTCATCTAACAAGCCAAGGCGCCACCAAGTATAGCAGAATTGTTGTTCTAGTGCCTCGCCGCGACAATGCTACTGTACTTGTTTCCGGATGGCTAAGCTGAATCCAAGGTCACTACCCTACTGAGATGAATGCTCACTCAGCAACTCCCAATGAAAGCAAGGAACATGTATCATCATTACCCCCGTCTCTAAGAGACACGGGTTAAGGACTGCGACCACTTTACACCCACTAAAACCTACAGAATACGACACAACCCAATTACCATTTTCCCTTGGGAAAACAGTTTTCATTCTGCCGTTACTCACCAATGCCAAAATTCTTAGGTCTTTTCTCAAACAGGGGATTCACCACTTTCTTGGCCTCCTGCTTTTTCACGACAGCAGGGGCCGGAGCCACCTTCTTTCCCTTGGCCTTCTTTCCTTTCGGCTGGGCAGAAAGAAAACGTCAGTTAAACCGCCGCCTCCACTCGTTTTGTCCGGGGTAGGTCTCAGGCTGGCTCCTCCAAAAACAAGGGGCGCCGACAGCCCCTGCCTGAACGAGGCCGGCGAGCAGCGTTCTGCAGCCCCCCAGCACCACCCCTCGACAGGAGTGTCTCACATCAGCACGAGCACGCAGCCCCAGGAACCCCGAGCGGCCGGAGCCCGGCTAAGCCCGAGGCTACGCTCTCTTCGCGTCGCCAACCCAGGAGACGCCCCGAACTCATGATCCCTCTGGATCGCTGCCCCGCAGGTTCTGGAAGCAACGGGGAGGGCTCAGAACTCGTCACTCAAGACCTATGGAGCGGCCCCCAGGAAGCCCAGGAGATGCTAAGGCTCCGGGCGCCTCGGCCCCGTCCACGCCGAACCGCGCATTGCGGCGCTCCAggccctcctcccccagcccagcaACACCGGGATCAACGCATCCCGCTCCCGGCCGCCCGGGGCTCTAGTCCATCTCAATGTCTCCGCGCCACACCGGGCAGGGCTCTCCTAGCGCCAGGCGGAGCAGGAGGCCCTCCGCGGTCGCGCCTGGAGGAGGATGGCAGCGGATACACCAGAGACCTGGCTATAATGGCACGAAAACAGCACTCACTCACCATCTTGGGCGgcgggaagagagagaaagaaaagggaattgTGGGTAATATGTATGCGGCCTTGGAGATCGCGAGAGTTGATACTGGCACGGGATTTCAAATTTAAAGCAACAGCACTCCTGTAAATGTAAAAATCGAGGCGGGGCCGAGAGGCTGCGGCGCGGCGGGGAAGAGACGCTGCGGCGGGCGGGCCCGGCCGGGGGAGAGACGCGGGAAAGTGCGGGTCCCAGAGGCACTTGTCCACTCCGCCCCAGGCCGACCCGGCGGACGCGGCGTCTGGTGCGCGGGCGCTGGGGTGGTTATGAGGGTGTAAtggggagtggggatggaggTAGGGGGGTGTGTGGGTGCGTAGGCGCAGAGGTCGGGGATCGACTTTCCTACGTGTGACTTAATTCCCCCACCCCGTCAAAAATGGGCACAAACAACGCGAGTGCTTTCAGGAGTCCGCTCGGCCGTGCGCCAGGCCGCGAACCTAGGGGGCCCCGGACCCTCCCTGAGCACCGCGCGCAGAGGCCCGGCCCGAAGGCCAGGCAGGTCCAGCGCCGAGGCTGTCCAGTGCGGCTTACGGCAGAGGCCGAGAGGCGCGCGGGGCTTGAGCCCCTTGTCCGGGTGGAGGAGCCATGAGGGATGTTAAGCGAGGGAGTGGAAtggcccccccctttttttttttgagaggtagCCTccccttgtcgcccaggctggagtgcggtggcgtggtctcggctcactgcaacctgtgcttcccgggttcaagcggttctcctgcctcagcctcccgagtagctgggactacaggcgcccaccaccactccccgctaatttttgtattttcagtagagacggggtttcagtatgttggtcaggctagtttttagtctcaaacttctgacctcaggtgatccctgccttggcctcccgtgctgggattacaggcgtgaggcaccgcgcccggccggaatgaCCACTTTTTAGGACCTTTTCGCCGCCGCGCAGAGAATGGAGCGAGCGGGGCAGCCGGGGTGGGAATGGAAGGAAAGCCTGGATGTAGGCGGTGCAGAAGGACTCCTCGGATGGGAGGGCGTGGTGAGGGTGGCGGCGGGCTAAGAAGTTATGCCAGGGGCTGGTGATGAGCTTGCAGGCCTCTCTGGGACACTCTGTGGGCCTGGATATGAAGTTTGGACTGCAGCCCTGGACAGGGCTTGGAGGGctggccaggagttccaggatgAGCTTGCTCTGGCAAAGGCGGGGCCAGAGGAGAGTCCTGGAACCCCCCTGCAGTGCCTGCTGATGGACTGACTTCATCTGTGTTTCAGTGATTGACTTTATTTGGCAGAAAGGGAATCCCCAGAAATCTGCGTGTCCTGCTAAGGTTGGGGCATAGAGGGTGCCTGGGTTGACTCTGCCTGCACTCAGAGGTCTGTGCTGCACTCTAAGGTCCCAAGTCTTCCCGCTGCGCTGCCTGAGGCTCGGCCATGGCCCAGCAGAGAGCCCTGCCCCAGAGCAAGGAGACGCTGCTGCAGTCCTACAACAAGCGGCTGAAGGATGACATTAAGTCCATCATGGATAACTTCACCGAGATCATCAAGACCgccaaggtgggggtgggggggaccaCCAAGGGGAGCAGGGTTTGGGAAGAGATGGAGATAGGAGAGGCCAGGGGCTGAGCAGCGTGAGTGAATAGTGTTCCAGGCAGGAAGCACCCAGTGCACAGGGAGCTGGTCAGTAGATACACCAAATAATGGCACGTCCTGGCAAAGCAGCGCAGGGGACTCTGGCTGGACTGCCGCGGCCCCACGTCCAGCCCTTACTAACAGTATGGGTTTGGGTGGAGATTTCACTTTTTAGTGCTTTAGTTTCTCCTGCTTTGTGGGGTCCTTATGATGACCCCACAATGACCTTATGATGACTGGTGAGTTTACCTGTGTAAAACACTTACTTGGGCACAGAGCCAGTGAGCAGGAGAAAAGCAGACTGAGGGGAGAAGTGGGGGGCCCTCCAGGCAGGTGGAGCGGTTGGCACTGGGGCCTGCAAGCCTGCTGACTGCTGCAGCTGCACTAGATTGGGCTGGATCCTTCCTGGCTGCTGCAGACCTGCAGGCTCCATAAGCAATGATGATAAGTATGGACGCTGGCATGTACTAAGTGCTTGCCATGTGTCAAACCACGTTGTGAGGCTGTCTGTGCCTGTTCTGCTGAATCTTCATGAGGAGTCTGTGAGGTGGGCACTGTTGTCCTCTTCATTTCAGGAGGAAACCCAGGCCCAGGAGActtagtgacttgcccaaggtgactCAGCTCATAACTggctgagccaggatttgaacccacaaAGTCTAGGTCTTAACCGCTGAGGGTACCTGACACCCACCCTGAGCTGAGCCTTTGCAAGACCTGCTGGGAAGCCCTGTCCAGGTTAGCCGAACACACTGGCTGGGCTCTTGGCCCCTCTGTTCACCATCTGAGACTCCTTGACCACACCAGTCTGTCCCAGCCTCGTTTGGCCACCTGTAAACCAGCGGTGGCAGGCCAGGCTTCTGTGAAAATGTCATGGGCTGATGGTGGTTAAGTGCGTGACACAGCCTGGCACCTGGGAAGTGATCAGGAAATGGTcgctgaaaaaaaaatacatcatccCTTCACTCATCCAGCAGTTTACCAAATGCCAAGCAAGTGACAAGGGTTCCCACCAGACAGGGCTCCCACAGCGCAAAAAGACTGGTCCAAGATAAGCCCCCATCCCTGCATGTAGCACAGTAAGCAGTGTGAGTTGCCTCCATTTGTCTTGAGCAAGGTGCCTGTTGTCTCCCATGGCCAGAAAAAGAGAGGGTGGAATTGAACCTTGCCAGAGGTCTGGCTGACAGCGCTCAGGTCTGTAGACAGCACCACAGACAGGTTGTGGATAGTGTGGGCATCCTGGGCAGATGACAGTTACCGTAAGCTGGGCTGGGCCGGGCCAGGGGTGCGGGTGCCTTGACTGGGTTGATTCTAGGTTTTCTTGTTTGCCCCCAGATTGAGGATGAGACGCAGGTGTCACGGGCCACTCAGGGTGAACAGGACAATTACGAGATGCACGTGCGAGCCGCCAACATTGTGAGTGGCCAGGGTGGAGGGCACGGCCTGGGCTCCAGGAGCATCAGTCCCGGCTGGGGTTTCCTGGGTGGAGTGTAGGGGGTTCTGGGGCTGGTCTGCTCTTCTTCCCCCGAGAAGGAGCAGAAGGAGGCAAATGTAGAGATGCTTTGGTTTCACCAGTCAGCAGCTTTAAAGAATGAGGTGGGGGCAAATCATTTCTCAGGAGACTGTCCTCACGTAGGGCACTTGGAGGAGGGCTGGGCAGAGAGCCGCCCATACCCGTCCTGTAGCTGTGCAGTGGCCAGGAAGAGGGCAGCCCTTCCTGCTAACTCACGAGTTCCTAAGGTCAGTTGTGAGTGAAAAGACAAACAGCTGAATGGAACTGTAGGCGCCATTGGATTCCTTCGGATCACAGGAGAAACACAGCGAGCAGATATTCCTGCAGGTGCACGGCCAGGGCTCAAAATGCACGGCAAAAGGTCTCACAGGAGCTCTGCCCAGCTGGCAGCCATGCTGACCCCACCCTGGGGCAGGAGGCAAAATGGGATCGTAGTTTTATCTGTGGGGTTTGAGTTTTTCATGAGCAGAATGTGCACCTGCATGATTGGACTGGAGGCCAGTCCTGCAGGAGTGGAAGCCAGagtccagaggctgagggaggggagggcCTTCCCTGCAGAACTGACATCCTACTTggctcacttaattctcacaaatGAACCTGTGGAGGTCAGGGGTAGAgtcccactttgcagatgagaagcTGAGGCTCCCAGAGAGGCCATCCCTTGCCCCACATCAGCCACCTGCAGGCAGGGCCGCTGTCACCCCTCACCCTGTGCCCGCCCTGGTTCTGATGGCCACAGGTCCGAGCCGGTGAGTCCCTGATGAAGCTGGTGTCCGACCTCAAGCAGTTCCTGATCCTCAACGACTTCCCCTCAGTGAATGAGGCCATCGACCAGCGCAATCAGCAGCTGCGCGCGCTGCAGGAGGAGTGTGACCGGAAGCTCATCACGCTGCGAGACGAGATCTCCATCGACCTCTATGAGCTGGAGGAGGAGTATTACTCGTCCAGGTATAAATAGCGCTGGACTCCCCATGCAGAACGGGAGCCCGCCTACCTGGGCCTGGCCAGCAGGCAAGGCTGCCTTCTATGTTTTCAAATTCTTGCTGGTCTTGGCAGTGGAGCCGTGCCTGGGTTTCAGAGCCGAGCTTCTGACCAGAGCGTTTGATCGACAGACAATTCACAACCATCTGCCAGGGCCCTGGGCCTTTCCCACAGTGCAGTGTGATGAAAACCACAGGACTCAATGCCAGTCGGATAGGCCGGGTCTGGAGAAGGGAGGCGTCTGGCTGTATCCCCCGCAGGTCCTCTTCCCAGAGCCTTCCTCCTCAGGCAGTGCCTTCTGGGGCTGGGCTGCTCCTGTTAGCTTCTGAATCCATATGTAGAGATTTCAGCCAAGGCTGGGCCAGCCCCTCTTGGGCAGTCAGGTCCACACCTATGTCCAGGGCACCAGGGTTACAATTCCATGTGGATGTCACCAAACCCCAGTGTGGAGGCAGGGACAGTCATAGGAGTGGGGGGGGATGAAGCCCAGGCAGGGAATGAGGGAATGGCCTTGAAAGCCGTTGGAGCTCTAGTTTCTGACCCACTCAGCCTTATCCACGGAGCTGGAGCCGACCTACATGCCAGGCCTCATGCTGGGCCCCGGGGATGCAGAAGGGTCAAAACCCATTATCCTGACCCTCGTGGGGCCATGTAAGAAGCTGAAACCTTTGGCCATTTGAGCTGGAGGGGCCCTGAGAAATCAGAGTCCACGTATCATTTACCTGGGGTAAACTTAGGCTGGAGACAGGGAAGCCCTCCACTCTGCCCCATTAGCTCAGAAAATCAAGATTCAGTCCAGCAGATGCAGTGTCTGTGTCCATCTTGTGCCTTCTCCTGGACAAACCTTCCTGGTGGTGGGTTTAAAATGCCCCTTTCTGCCCAGTGGCCATGCTGGGAGCCACAGATGTCCAGAGCCAGCATGACCTGGGACTTGGTTTCCCTGTCCTGGGCTCAGTGGCACTGCTCAGCTGCAGCAGTTCTAGAGTTTTCCAGGGCGTTCTGGGGGAATATTTGGTCCTCAGTACTCATTAACTCAGCAGATATGAGGCAGCATTTCCTCCACACTAGTGGCTGAGAGGGGTCCTGGGGTGTTTCACACCCTTCTGGGCATCTCCTTCCACAGCTGTTCGGTTTGTCTGTCTCTTGGAGGCAGCCACTGTCGCTGAGGGCCCCTGGACAGAGCAGCTGTGGGCCTGTAATTCAGCCTGCCTGCCTTGCCttggggcagggagagagggaacctGCCCACGGCCTTGCAGCAAAGCGGGGCGCAAACCCAGGACATGTGTGCCAGGCTTCCCATGCCCTCCCCCAACAGTCCCTTGGCTTCACCTAGAGGGGCTTCCAGGCCAGCCTGTGTCTCCTCCCGCAGGCATGCTGTCCACACCAGCGCCCCCTGGGGGCCTCACACAGCTCCTGTGGCAGAAGCAGTTGCTCCCTCCTCTGTACATTGCCTTTAAGCGACAAGGGCTGGGCTGAGTTTCCTCTGTCCCTTCCTGTTGGTGCCCCAAAGGGCGCTACGCTCCCCGCCCCATCCCGCATGAGCTGTGCCTCCGTGCTCGCCTGCCCCCTCTCCGCTGTTTAGTTGCTCTTTCTGGCTCTGCCTATCCTCCGCTTTCCTCGGGATGCCACTCTGTGCCCAGGACGGTTCTGAGACTGAACACTGagggcaggagcaagagaggaagCCAGGGGCGAGGCAGGCCGCGGGAAAGCCAGGGCCCCTGCCTGCAGGTTAGCACGAGGCGAGCATGGACTGTCACAGCTGCGGGCCTGGGAAGGGCTAGCTGTGCTCTTCACCTGCATCCTGGCTGCCGCGAGGATTCCCTGCGTTAGAGGTGGGGACGCCTGCTGGAGGCCACCTGGCTGGTGTAGCACTACCAGGAAGTGCCAGGGCCTGTGTTCCCAGCTGTCGCCCCCTTCAGGCTAAGTTGCAGGTAGCGACCAACCCAGAAAGAAGACAGTCTCTGCCCTCCGAGAGCTGTTTGCAGTGCAGTGACACTGGGGTTTCTGCagtcagggaggagggagggctgcCAGCCTGACAGCTTCTTGCAAGAGGAGGGGGACCAGCGCCAGCTGGGAAGCATAGGCTAGGACAGGCTCACGTGGAGGCTGGGCAGGAAGGGCTTGCTGACGTCACACAGCTGCTGGTGGTTGGGCCAGGGCGGCTTCCTCCTTTAAGGATGCTGGGGTGGCTCTCAACGCTGGCCCCCTCTCTCTGCCAGGCCTGCCGACTCGGGTCAGATGGTGCAGGAGTGGAGAAAGGGAAAGGCAGGTCTGGGGTGTGGTCGTGTTTTCTTAACTCTGCTTCTGTCTtgctctcccctcccctggcTTTCCTCTCTGCCTGCTCCTGTCTCTCCCTGGGGTTTCTGGTGGTGGAAAAGCTCAAGCCTTTGCGAAGCTAATGACCTGCCTCTGTGCGAAGCTTACGGGAGGCTGGACCTCGACACAGACTCTGCTGATGGCCTCTCGGCCCCTCTGCTGGCGTCCCCGGAGCCCAGTGCTGGCCCCCTACAGGTGGCAGCCCCTGCCCACTCTCATGCTGGTGGCCCTGGCCCCACTGAGCATGCCTGAGCCTCCGGGGCCACCCTTCGTTCTCAGGAACAAAACCTGAGGCTGCCCTCTGGATGCCGCCATAGCCTTGCTTCTCTCAGCCTA
It contains:
- the MED22 gene encoding mediator of RNA polymerase II transcription subunit 22 isoform X1, which produces MAQQRALPQSKETLLQSYNKRLKDDIKSIMDNFTEIIKTAKIEDETQVSRATQGEQDNYEMHVRAANIVRAGESLMKLVSDLKQFLILNDFPSVNEAIDQRNQQLRALQEECDRKLITLRDEISIDLYELEEEYYSSSSSLCEANDLPLCEAYGRLDLDTDSADGLSAPLLASPEPSAGPLQVAAPAHSHAGGPGPTEHA
- the MED22 gene encoding mediator of RNA polymerase II transcription subunit 22 isoform X2, which codes for MAQQRALPQSKETLLQSYNKRLKDDIKSIMDNFTEIIKTAKVRAGESLMKLVSDLKQFLILNDFPSVNEAIDQRNQQLRALQEECDRKLITLRDEISIDLYELEEEYYSSSSSLCEANDLPLCEAYGRLDLDTDSADGLSAPLLASPEPSAGPLQVAAPAHSHAGGPGPTEHA